In Lentisphaerota bacterium, the DNA window GAAGGGACACCTGTCGCAGCGCGCGCTGGAGCGGCTGAATCCCGAGGTGGCATGGCCCAATCCGCCCGCAGGCACCGAGATCGTGCTGCCCGACTGTTCCCACGAGAAACCGCAGCGGGCAGGCTCGATACGGATCACCTTGGGGCGCACGGAGATCGCCGTCTACAATACCAACGGCGATCTGATCGCCCTCTTTCCCTGCTCCATCGCCCGCAATAAAAGCCACCGCCCCGATGGTGTCCTCACCGTGCGCACGGTCGCCCCCAATCCCAATTACACCTACGACCCCCAGCTTTTCGAACCGGGCGGCGAGAACACGGTCAAGCTGATCATCCCCCCCGGCCCCAACAACCCGGTCGGTCTGGCTTGGATCGGACTCTCCCTCCAGGGATACGGCATCCACGGAACGCCGATCCCCGAGAACATCGGCCGTGCCGAATCCAAAGGGTGTTTTCGTCTGGCCAACTGGAATGCGGTCAAACTGCTGCAGATGGTGGACGTCGGCACACCTATCCTGGTCGAGGAGTAGCCCGTTAAGAACGAGATCCCACATGAGCCAACCCGTCGTTTCCTCCCGCAAAAAGATCTACCTCAGCGGACCCATCATGGACGAACATCTCCAAGCCGCCCGCACGTGGCGTGAGCGGGCCCAGGAGCGCCTGTCCGACGCCTTCGTGCTGCTCGACCCCATGCGCCGCGATTTCCAGGACCGCGAGTTCGACAGCGCCAACGAGATCGTCGAGTTCGATCTGCAGGACGTGCGCGACGCAGACCTCCTGCTGGTCAACTACAACCGCGCCTCGATCGGCACATCGATGGAGGTCTTCTATGCGGCCCACGACCTCGGCAAGTTCATCGTCGCTTTCTCCCCCATCCCCTTCAAGGAATGCTCGCCTTGGATGGTGCGCTTCTGCACCAAGATTCTCCCCGCGCTCGATGACGCCATCGTCTACATCCGCGAACACTTCATCCAACGCCATATTGCATGAAAGCCACACCACTCCAGCCCCTGCTGATCGTTTCCGCCCGAATCATTGACCCGGCGTCCGGACGAGACGAGATCGGCGATCTCTTCATAGCCGATGGCCGGTTCGCGGCGGTTCCGGCGACCCTCCCGGCCAACACGCGTCACATCGATGGCCGCGGCCGGGTGGCCACGCCCGGCCTGTGGGACCTCCACGTCCATTTCCGCGATCCGGGCGCGCCCGCCGCCGAGACCCTCGCCAGCGGCGCGGCGGCCGCGGCGGCCGGCGGATTCACCACCGTGGTGACGATGCCCAATACCGCGCCTGCCTGCGATACGCCCGCGTGTATCCGGTATCAATCCGATCCCGGCTTGCCGGTGACCGTGCGACCCTCAGCCTGCATCACCCGCGGCCGCGCAGGCCGTGCGCCAGCCGATCTGGAGGCGCTCGCCGCTGCCGGCGCGTCGGCGTTCACCGACGACGGCGCCATGGTCGCCGATGACGCCGTCATGGCCGAGGCCATGCGCCGCATCCGGCCGCTCAACCGCGTTGTGATGGATCACGCCGTGGTGGCGTCCATCGCCCGCGCGGGCGTCATCCGAGACTGCCCCCTCGCGCGGCGCCTCCGCCTGCCGATCTTCCCCCCCGAGGCTGAGATCGACGCCGTCGCCCGCGACATCCGCCTCTGCCGCGAGACCGGCTGCCCCATCCATATTCAACATCTCTCCTGCGCCGGCTCCGTCGCGCTCATCCGCGCAGCGCAGGCCGAAGGCTTGCCCGTATCGGCCGAGGCGTCCCCCCACCATCTCGCCCTCGCCGCCGAGGACATCGCCGACGACGACGGTCATTTCTGCATGAACCCGCCGCTCGGCGACCGGGCCGATGTCGCCGCGTTGCGCGAAGGGGTCCGGGATGGCGTCATCGCCGCCATCGCCACCGATCATGCGCCGCACACCCCCGCCACAAAGGCGCATGGCTTTTTGCAGGCATCGTTCGGGGTTATCGGACTCGAAACCGCGCTCGGCGCAACCTACACCACCCTGGTCGCCGGTCTCGGGATGCCCCTCCGGGACTTCATCGCGCGCTGGACCACCGGCCCTGCG includes these proteins:
- a CDS encoding murein L,D-transpeptidase — encoded protein: MMSSHQARLVLACLVGLIVGADGVRAQSAPERFVDYHTGFHRDILELQVLLDRQHLSCNCIDGIWGPRTEIALQTWQLLNGLPATGIPDAAVLEALGGGVPVLTRYTVTEEDAANLGPFPDDWEERARLPALRFVTLQEMLAEKGHLSQRALERLNPEVAWPNPPAGTEIVLPDCSHEKPQRAGSIRITLGRTEIAVYNTNGDLIALFPCSIARNKSHRPDGVLTVRTVAPNPNYTYDPQLFEPGGENTVKLIIPPGPNNPVGLAWIGLSLQGYGIHGTPIPENIGRAESKGCFRLANWNAVKLLQMVDVGTPILVEE
- a CDS encoding dihydroorotase yields the protein MKATPLQPLLIVSARIIDPASGRDEIGDLFIADGRFAAVPATLPANTRHIDGRGRVATPGLWDLHVHFRDPGAPAAETLASGAAAAAAGGFTTVVTMPNTAPACDTPACIRYQSDPGLPVTVRPSACITRGRAGRAPADLEALAAAGASAFTDDGAMVADDAVMAEAMRRIRPLNRVVMDHAVVASIARAGVIRDCPLARRLRLPIFPPEAEIDAVARDIRLCRETGCPIHIQHLSCAGSVALIRAAQAEGLPVSAEASPHHLALAAEDIADDDGHFCMNPPLGDRADVAALREGVRDGVIAAIATDHAPHTPATKAHGFLQASFGVIGLETALGATYTTLVAGLGMPLRDFIARWTTGPASILRLPVPSLAPGAIADLALLDLTTPWRVEPEQFRSRSRNCPFAGQTLVGRAVLAISRGWAV